The genome window CCGCTCCGGGAAGAACTTTGCCAGGAATTGGGCGGGAGTTAGAACAAGCGCCTCTTGCTCGAGCAATGGTTTGTAATGTCGAAGGTTGCCTGTAACCAGGGCGTCGGCGCTGGATGTGATGAAGACTTCGGCAAACATAATGTCGTCCGGGTCCGTGTACCCATAGGTGGGTAGTGTCGCGGGTTCAATATGTTTTCCGTTCAGTTCAATGTGATCGATCACTGCCAGCATTCTGGGCGGAGGGATGTGCAATTCCGATCGCGATAAAACCTCCTCGTATTCTCCGAGGATGCGGTCATCATAAGCCACCAGGATTTGGTTCTCCAGGATCAGGTCGAGTATCTTCGCCGGTGAACTTTTCCGGCTGAGCAGGCTGCTGATGAGCACGTTCGTATCCAGTACGACAGTGATCATTTGCTCTTTTTCCTCGATGCGCGGCGATCCGCGCGGGTTTTCCGGATCAACGCGTTGACATCTTTCAGGGTCATCTTGTTCAGCCCTCTCTGACGCGCCTCGCTTCGGATGGCCCGTACCGCCATCTGCGCACGCAAGCGGGAAACCATCAGCAATACATCCTCGACGTTCTCGCCGCCCAGGCTGATCATCACGGCGAACGGCTTGTTGTCAACCGTCACGATCAACTCGCCCTCGCTGGCAAGTTTCCTGCGCAGGGCTGAGGGTTCGTTGCGTAATTCACGGTAGGGAACGAACTGCATGGGAATCTCCTTTCGTAGCAATATTTGCTACGCCATTATATCACCAACCCTCGACCGGCATTCTCACCGGGGGTTTCGGTATCAGCGGGGAGACTCAAAAGATCCCTCATCGTTTCTGCATGACCATAGACGCTTCTCTCTTCCCTTGAGTCTCGAAGGCAGCTTCGTGATTGACGGGTTGGGAGAAACACCCGCCGAAATTCTTTTGGAGGTATGCCATGCGCGACTACGATAATGACGGCATTGTGGATGGGGTTGTCATCGAGGAGATTCCCGTCAACCCTCACGCGATTGCCGTCGCTCCTGCTCCGATCAAAATCGGAGCATCCTATGGCGTCTTCAAACTTCTTGACGCAAGCCTTTTCGTACTCTGGCTTTTCGTCATGCACTGGCAGATCAGGAACGGACACAACCCTTTCCTTGGACTGCCAGTCCTGCTCCTTCGCGTCTTTTGGTTTTTCCCCCAGAGGAGGGATGAACGCAGGTTCGTTATCAGACGCGGCCATAGGTAGTTCGCCTCGAGAGAAGCCATCCGCTTCTCTCGCCTTGTAAGTCCGGTATGGCGGGTTTATGAGGCGAGAGAAGTTTTTCTTGCCGTATCAATAATTGGAGGTATGTCCCATGACAAACAACCAGAACGGTTTGGTCGGTTTTACCTGCGAAGTCACCGATCAACCCATCCCATTCCACGACTGCCTGGACTGCGCGATCAAGGGCGCTCCGGGCTGTTCGATGGTACCGGCTGTCATTCAGGCAGCCATCAACTCGCTTCGAGATCCGAACTATTCGGACAAACTTGCCTTTCAGGCTGGCGCAGACATCGGCTTTTCCGTCACGGAACTTTTGAACTGCCCGCGCCAAACGCGCTTGAAGGTGGAAAATCCGTATCACGAAAAACCGTCGTCCCTCTACCGCATGAATCGCGGCACGGGGTATCACGCCCTGCTTTCCGCCGCGGCCGGGAACGGATGCATCAGCGAACAAACGTTGACGTGGAAGTTCACCTATCGCGGCAGGTCCATCCTGTTGGTTGGCACGCCCGACCTGGTCGAATGGACGCAGAACGGCTGGTATATCACCGACTACAAGGTGACGGGCAAAGCTCCCTTCGGGCGCAAAGTTCCCAAATGCCCGCACTGCGCAGGCGAGGTGTACAAGGACGGCAGGGATTTTTTCTGCCAACCCTGCAACGTGCAGGTAAAGAACCGTCATGCTCCCCGCGTGTATGTTCCCCCGCAGGCGCGTTCCTCGCATGTGGCGCAGGTCAACCTGTACGCCCTCCTGGTGGAGAAAAACCTGCCCTTGCTGAAGGCGAAAGTCCCCCAGGCGTCCGCGAAATTCGCTGGCGCCCAGATCGTCTATTTCCCGGACGACAAACCCGTGCGCATCCAGGTCGGATTGGACCGGAATGAGGCAATGACGCTTCTCAAAAAGAAGCTCGCCGCGTTGATCGATCCCGATCTCCCGCCTGTTCTCGAGGATGTCGATGAATTGTGGCGGTGCGACTACTGCCCCCTCCGCACGGTTTGCGAACAGCATCATGGCGGTCCTGTGGGGAAAGACGGACTGTTATCCGAACTCGAAGCCGAACAGGAACTTCAACCAGAAGGCGCATAAACGTCTTCACTGGATTGCCCTGACCCCATCTGTCAGGGCAATCTCTTTTTGTCACGCCCAGGCATGGCTGCCCT of Anaerolineales bacterium contains these proteins:
- a CDS encoding putative toxin-antitoxin system toxin component, PIN family produces the protein MITVVLDTNVLISSLLSRKSSPAKILDLILENQILVAYDDRILGEYEEVLSRSELHIPPPRMLAVIDHIELNGKHIEPATLPTYGYTDPDDIMFAEVFITSSADALVTGNLRHYKPLLEQEALVLTPAQFLAKFFPERA
- a CDS encoding PD-(D/E)XK nuclease family protein, with the protein product MTNNQNGLVGFTCEVTDQPIPFHDCLDCAIKGAPGCSMVPAVIQAAINSLRDPNYSDKLAFQAGADIGFSVTELLNCPRQTRLKVENPYHEKPSSLYRMNRGTGYHALLSAAAGNGCISEQTLTWKFTYRGRSILLVGTPDLVEWTQNGWYITDYKVTGKAPFGRKVPKCPHCAGEVYKDGRDFFCQPCNVQVKNRHAPRVYVPPQARSSHVAQVNLYALLVEKNLPLLKAKVPQASAKFAGAQIVYFPDDKPVRIQVGLDRNEAMTLLKKKLAALIDPDLPPVLEDVDELWRCDYCPLRTVCEQHHGGPVGKDGLLSELEAEQELQPEGA